The region CGGCTGGTGGGCGTAGGGCGGCCATTGAGGAGATACCGCAAACTGGACGATGAAGCACTATCCTATCGAGCCACTTTGGCAGGAGTTGATCTATTTGGCCTATCATTTGCATTGGGATCTCGATCAGCTGATTGACCTTGAACACGCGGATCGAGCGCGGCTTATCCAAGGCATAGCCGCCTTGAATGCGAGAGCCTGGGAGGAAGCGAGGCAGCTGTAATGGTGACGACGTCAGGTTTTAAAGGGCATGTACCTGACTCATCGAGCTTTCTCCTCGAAGTGGATGGAACACAGATTGGCATGTTTGCCGAGGTCTCAGGTCTCGAGGTGACGGTGGAGGTTGCCAGTTACGCTGAGGGTGGGCAAAACGGCTTTGTTCATAAGTTCCCGGGACGGATGAGCTGGCCTAACATTGTGCTTCGTCGCGGTATCTGCGAGTCAGATGCGCTCTTCGCGTGGGTGATGAAATCCTCAGGAAGTGGTTTCGCTTCGAACCAAAACAAACTTTCGGTGAGCACGGCCGCCATCACTCTTATTGGTTCGGACGGCAAACGACTGCGCGCCTGGGAGGTAACTGGTGCCTTTCCGGTGCGTTGGGTAGGCCCTGAGTTGGCAGTTGGGTCAACGGGACATCCTGCGATGGAGGAGATCGAGTTAGCTCATCAAGGTTTCGTATCCAAGACCTTTAAGTCGTGAGGAAGGTAACGATGCCTGCAACGATTGCACAGGGAGTCGATCAACGTTTTCGATGGCATCGCAGGCTGGTTCGTCGGCCACTACCGAACATCGGCAAGTGCTTGAACGGTAGCGTTCGATTCTCTTCGCTGGTTGGCAGGCCCCTATCGGTGCATGCGTTGCTGACACCGGCCCGTGCCGTCGATGTGTCGCAGGTCCCCGAGACGGTACGCATTCCATGGCATCCGTATCTCTCGATGTGGCGCTCGCGCAATGATACCGATGATGACCTCGCTCAGGAGTTGGCAGGTGTGCGTCCTGCTGGTTTGCTGCCACGAGCGACGCAGATGCCGCGGGGGCAGTTCGCCCCCACCTCGGGCCTCAGGCGTCTTCGACAGGAGGTGCTTCCGGTACGCTTGCCCGCTGATGTCGCCGCGGTGGGGCCGATCCTGACGGATCGAGAGCGTAAATTTGGGTCAGGGTCTCGTGCTCCTGACAGGGTCGTCTCCTCGCCAAGGCCGACCGCTCCGCAACTCAAGCCTGTGGCGACTCAGCTGAGCTCGAAGACCCAAGACAAGGGGAGGGTTGGTCAACGAGCCCTTGAGGATTCTGAGTCTTTGGCTTCAGGTGATTCTCCTCGAGGCTCCTCTCTAGGAGGAGCTTCGTCTTCGGTCGACGATGTCGGCTCACCGACGGGATCTGGTGGGTTGGCGGAGACGATCGAAGCCACATCCATGAACCAGCAACATGCATCTCCAAAAGAGGCTCCTGCGACAGTAACCGAGAGGACGGATCTGGCCGGAGCCTCCCTTCTGGGAGCTGCTCCGAAGTCAGGTCACTGGCCTGCAAACGCTCTTCGGGGTGAGGTGGGGATGCAACACCAAGCTGGGTCTGCTCTCGCAGGGCTAGGTGGCTATGATCCCACGGAGCGAGCCGGTGGCGGCAACCCACAGAGACCCGAAGGTGCCGGCAGCCCACAGAGACCGGACGGCGGTGGGGTCTCACATGGACAGCCCTCAGCTACGGATTTCCTCGCTATTGCATTCATGTTGCTTGAGGCGCTAGGTACTTCGTTTCAGCCGGCGCTGCTTGCCCGACGAGGTGTCGAACATGTCGCCGAGTCAGGTCCATTTTGGCAGTACACCAATCATTTCCCTCGAACGAGTTTCGCGAGGTCAGGGAGTAAAGCACTCGCGGCCGCTCAGCGACGGTTGCAGTTGGCACCAAGTGCCATTCCCGGCTCCCGGGAGGTAGTCTCAGGCAGAGCCTTCTCTGTCGCGGGTGCTCCTGTAGCTCCCCGTGCCACAACTCAGACGGGTTACCACGCAAGGTCACCTCTCACCTCCCCCGCTGCAGGTTCCCCAGACACCGGTGTTGGTCGGGATGCTCTTCACAACAATGGTCGAGAAGACCTCAGTTTTCCTCATGCTGGCGATGTCGGTGGTGGCGGTCGGCGCTCCCTGGCTTTGGCACTCGCAGCCTGGCAGCTTGGGAGCTCACCGATTGCCAGTCGTTTGTCTCCCAACCGACATGGACAGCGACAGGGACCTGCTGCGAGTAGATGGTCCCATCGACGAGGGTTCCTCTCGCATCAGGGTCGACAGATGACGCACGTGGGTGGCGATGCCTATCCGACCCACGAAGATCACGCGGAGATGCGTTCGCTTGCCAGCGCTTACCATCTTGACCATGCCTTGCGCCAATTTCGAGTCTCAGCGCCATCTCGGGGGATTCTCCGCTCTGCTCTCATGACAGGCTGGATCTACTCGCCAGCGAGTCAGGGATTGGGCGTGACAAGTCTGCGACCGGCATTGGCTAGCAGTGCACTCGGATTTGGTGAGGTGGTGCACCCATGGGGAGTCCCTGTGGGCGCAATGACTCCTCGGCACTATCGTCTGCGTGGGAGTATGGTTAACCAAGTTAGTCCTCAACGGGAGCAAGGTTTGAGCTCGAGGGGTCCTGGTTTGCAGGTATCCGATAATCGGCGTGATGGAGAGGATCAGACAACCATACGACAACGTTTTGCACAAGCACTGGGGACGCAACCCCATGATGCGGTACGCCCACTGCCCGCGCGATTCAGACCGCTG is a window of Ferrimicrobium sp. DNA encoding:
- a CDS encoding DUF6760 family protein, encoding MKHYPIEPLWQELIYLAYHLHWDLDQLIDLEHADRARLIQGIAALNARAWEEARQL
- a CDS encoding phage tail protein → MVTTSGFKGHVPDSSSFLLEVDGTQIGMFAEVSGLEVTVEVASYAEGGQNGFVHKFPGRMSWPNIVLRRGICESDALFAWVMKSSGSGFASNQNKLSVSTAAITLIGSDGKRLRAWEVTGAFPVRWVGPELAVGSTGHPAMEEIELAHQGFVSKTFKS